In Spodoptera frugiperda isolate SF20-4 chromosome 28, AGI-APGP_CSIRO_Sfru_2.0, whole genome shotgun sequence, one genomic interval encodes:
- the LOC118265473 gene encoding histidine-rich glycoprotein-like: MKLLVAVAVLCLAAAYARELGEEEKDLVAAASGKSHHHEEGGGHEHHADHHHEHGEKGHKGHKGHHHHHKGEHGHHGKHHKEGHHHEHGGHHKKHWDEHDHHGHHHEHGHHHKGGKHGHHKHHDKGEEVDGYHKKYHKDEFHKDHHFYDDHHKEGKHHKHGHHHGHHGHHGGHHKKGGHHEHGHHEHHHGHHGHHDKHHHDEDHKGHKGHHGHEEHHHHHHDHGKKGGHHDHKDWGFHHGKH, translated from the coding sequence ATGAAACTGTTAGTAGCAGTAGCGGTTTTATGCCTAGCGGCGGCATACGCTCGTGAGCTGGGCGAGGAGGAGAAGGACCTCGTCGCAGCGGCCAGTGGAAAGAGCCATCATCATGAAGAAGGCGGTGGTCATGAACACCACGCCGACCATCATCATGAACACGGTGAAAAGGGACACAAAGGACACAAAGGACATCATCACCACCACAAGGGTGAACATGGACATCATGGAAAACACCACAAGGAAGGACACCACCACGAACATGGCGGCCATCACAAGAAGCACTGGGATGAACATGACCATCATGGACATCATCACGAGCATGGACACCACCACAAGGGAGGCAAACATGGCCATCACAAACATCATGACAAGGGTGAAGAGGTCGACGGTTACCACAAGAAATACCACAAGGACGAGTTCCACAAGGACCACCACTTCTACGATGACCATCACAAGGAAGGCAAGCACCACAAACATGGACACCATCACGGACACCACGGACACCATGGCGGACACCACAAGAAGGGAGGTCATCACGAACATGGACATCACGAGCACCATCATGGACACCACGGACACCACGACAAGCACCATCATGATGAAGACCACAAGGGACACAAGGGACACCACGGTCACGAAGAGcaccatcaccatcatcatGATCATGGCAAGAAGGGAGGTCACCACGACCACAAGGACTGGGGTTTCCATCATGGAAAACATTGA